The DNA window TCTCCTGATTGTGATTTTACGTGTCCAAAGGGCGGGCAAGATTTGTCCATTATGGCTTTGTCAAGGTTAATGTTCAGTAGCGCGGGTAGGTCATCTTGGCTTGCTACAAAGGTTGCGCCCAGCTTTCTGAGTTGCGCCATAAGTTTTGTTGCTTTGCCGTTTGTGAAGTCTCGGCTTTCAATGGGGAGTTCATCAATCACGTAAGTTGGAATTCCAGATTTGAGTGCTTCCACGGCGGCTTCCAAATTGCGAAGGTTTCCCGAGCCAAACGGCACTGAAGTCACCACAACCATGCCTGCCCGTTTAATCATATCCAAATTTTGCTTATGCATCTCATTGGTTATCGGGGAAAAAGGAACTTCAACAACTGCTGGAATCTTGAGTAACTCGCAGGTTTCATAATCCGAATCTAACATGTTCAAAACACCCGCAGTCACTGTGTAGCCCTCATCTTTTAGTGCCTTCATCAGAAGCGTTCCTGTTCCTGCGCCGCAGATAATGTGTACGCCGCAGTGTTTTTCAAGTGAGGGTTTTTGTGGGGAAAGTGGGATAACATAGAGTGAGTTGGTTACGAGGTTTTTGCGTACGATAGCGTCAACTTGGAATACGCTTTTTATGTTTTCGCTGGTGAAGGCATCTTCGATGCTACCTGCAACGTGTACCTTGCCATCTTTTAGCATTATAACCGTGTTGCAGTATCGTGCTGCTAAGTTAAGGTCGTGAATGACTGTGAGAACCATGAGGTTGTTTTTGACACATAAACTTTTGATTAAGTCCATGACTTCAAGCTGATTAATGATATCAAGATGGGTCATGGGTTCGTCTAAGAGAAGAATTTTTGGTTCCTGCGCCAGTGCACGGGCAATTATGACACGTTGGCGTTCGCCCCCACTAAGTTCATGGATTGAGCGATCTGCTAGTTTCCATGTGTTGGTTAGTATCATGGCTTGTTTGGCGATTTGTACGTCTTTTTCGGTTTCCATCTGGAAATGGCTTAGATGTGGGTTGCGTCCCATCAAAACCACATCCATAACGCTAAAGTTAAATCCTACCACGTTGTCTTGGGGAACAACCGCCATTGTTTTGGCAACATCTACGGG is part of the Candidatus Bathyarchaeota archaeon genome and encodes:
- a CDS encoding ABC transporter ATP-binding protein is translated as MVTLNVNGVECRYGSVKILSDVNLNVSPGDFVGILGPNGSGKTTLLKSISRVLKPHGGSILIDKSNIYDLKPVDVAKTMAVVPQDNVVGFNFSVMDVVLMGRNPHLSHFQMETEKDVQIAKQAMILTNTWKLADRSIHELSGGERQRVIIARALAQEPKILLLDEPMTHLDIINQLEVMDLIKSLCVKNNLMVLTVIHDLNLAARYCNTVIMLKDGKVHVAGSIEDAFTSENIKSVFQVDAIVRKNLVTNSLYVIPLSPQKPSLEKHCGVHIICGAGTGTLLMKALKDEGYTVTAGVLNMLDSDYETCELLKIPAVVEVPFSPITNEMHKQNLDMIKRAGMVVVTSVPFGSGNLRNLEAAVEALKSGIPTYVIDELPIESRDFTNGKATKLMAQLRKLGATFVASQDDLPALLNINLDKAIMDKSCPPFGHVKSQSGEPQNAPS